The DNA region CATCCAAAGAACTACGACCTACGCTCAGCGTTTGCTGACTTGCTAAGCCATCCAAAACAGATCGATTCTGCGCTTAACAAGTATAATCAATCAATTGCTAAGATTGAAAAGCAGAAGTGTGAATAAACCCCGCCTAAAGTTTCATTTCAGCAACATGGGTTTCAATAATTAAAACGGGACTTTGCGCCCGTTTTGGTTTAGATTGTGCCGCTCGCATTACCAAAATAACTACAAAGATTCTTTGCTATGGTTAAGGAACAAAAAACCGCTGACGTTAGCTTCGAGAGCTTGTTAAAGATCTTCACGATTCCTGAAGGTCCAGATTCCACGTTGACGAAAATTGATGAAAGTCTTTCCCAAAACTTAAATCAATTCCTTCGTGAACACATCGTGGCAGAAGAAAAGCCTTTACGTGAAATCGAGAAAGACTTTTCTTCTGCTCAGATTCCTGAGCAACCTGAGTTTGTATCAGACCATACCGAGCACCTTTTAGATACCTTGGTATCTCACTCGGTTCACACCTCTGCACCAAGCTTTATTGGTCACATGACTTCTGCCCTGCCGTATTTTTTAATGCCGCTGTCGAAAATCATGATTGCCTTGAACCAAAATTTGGTGAAGATTGAGACCTCAAAAGCTTTCACTCCACTAGAGCGTCAAGTGCTAGGCATGCTACACAGCCTTATCTATGGTCAGGACGAAAAGTTCTACCGTAAGTGGATGCACAGCGCCAAACATTCTCTAGGTGCATTTTGTTCTGGCGGTACCATTGCCAACATTACTGCGCTTTGGGTTGCTCGTAACAAAGCATTGAAAGCAGATGGTGCATTCAAAGGTGTAGAGAAGGAAGGCCTTTTCAAAGCGATGAAGCATTATGGCTACGAAGGTCTTGCGATCTTGGTATCAGAGCGTGGCCACTATTCACTTAAGAAAGCTGCCGATGTCCTTGGTTTAGGCCAAGATGGCTTAGTTGCCGTCAAGACAGATGCAAACAACCGTATTGTTGTCGATGACCTTAAGGCAAAAATCGCGGAGCTTGAAGCACAAAACATTAAGCCGATAGCTGTTGTTGGTGTTGCAGGTACAACCGAAACGGGTAGCGTAGACCCCCTAGCCCAAATTGCCGAAGTTTGTGCGCAGCATAATTGCCACTTCCACGTGGATGCGGCTTGGGGTGGTGCGACACTAATGTCGAACAATCATCGTCATCTACTCGGTGGCGTTGAGCTTGCTGATTCAGTCACGATTGACGCGCACAAACAACTGTACATTCCTATGGGTGCAGGCATGGTTCTGTTTAAAGATCCTGACGCAATGAAATCCATCGAGCATCACGCACAGTACATACTGCGTAAAGGATCGAAAGATCTTGGCAGCCATACGCTTGAAGGCTCTCGTTCTGGAATGGCGATGCTGGTTTACGCAGCCATGCACATCATTAGCCGCCCAGGTTACGAACTGCTTATCGATCAGAGTATTGCAAAAGCGCGCTATTTCGCCGATCTCATCAAGCAACAAGAAGATTTTGAACTGGTCTCTGAGCCTGAACTTTGTTTACTGACCTATCGCTATTTACCAACTCACCTACGAGCAGCACTGGAAAAGGCACAGGGCACGCAAAAAGAAAAATTGAACGAACTGATCAACCAGCTCACTCAATTTATTCAGAAGCGACAACGCGAAACTGGTAAATCCTTTGTCTCTCGTACTAGGCTGAATCCAGACCAATGGCAACGTATGAATACCATCGTATTTCGTGTTGTGCTGGCGAACCCTCTAACTACGAACGACATATTGAATGCTGTTCTTGATGAGCAACGTGAAATTGCTCAACAAGCACCAAGCTTGATGGCTAAGATTGAAGAAACTGTCGAAGACATTCTCAATTCTTAAGCGCCAATGTGAGTTACATCAAATTGAAAATTTCTTTCTTTTTGGTGTAACTCAAACATCATTATTGTGCCACTAGAGCAACATACCTTCGATCCCACATCCAATTCTGTAGTTTTTACAACATTTTGTTTGAGGCTTGTCAAATTCTCACGAAATAGTAACCGTATTTGTTTTAGCCAGATAAAGGATCGGGTTTATACTGAATTTATGGCGCTGGTCGTTTTCGTTAACGCCCCTCTCGACCGAGAAACTTTGTGTTTCTACCCGTTAACAGAGCCAGCGAGTTGTTCTCTATACCCTCGTGAACACTATGAATACATTAGAAAAAATTCAAAAAAATCTGGAGAATTTCAGTAAATCAGAGCGCAAAGTTGCGGAAGTAATTATGGCGTCTCCACAAACTGCAATTCATTCAAGCATTGCAACGTTAGCGAAAATGGCTGACGTGAGTGAGCCAACTGTTAACCGTTTCTGTCGACGTCTGGATACCAAAGGTTTCCCAGACTTTAAATTGCACCTTGCGCAAAGCCTTGCCAATGGCACGCCTTATGTAAACCGTAACGTTGAAGAAGACGACGGTCCTGATGCCTACACCCATAAGATTTTTGAATCGACAATGGCGTGTTTGGACGTAGCGAAGAATAGCCTTGACGCGATGCAAGTGAATCGTGCCGTGGATCTCCTTACTCAGGCAAAGCGTATATCATTCTTTGGTCTTGGCGCTTCTTCTGCGGTTGCGCGGGATGCACAAAACAAATTTATTCGCTTTAACATCCCAATTACTTGCTTCGAAGACATTGTAATGCAACGTATGAGCTGCATTAACTGCAGTGACAACGACGTAATTGTTTTGATTTCTCATACCGGACGAACCAAGAGCCAAGTTGAGATTGCGAATCTAGCTCGTGAGAACGGCGCAACTGTTATTGCAATTACAGCCAAAGATTCGCCACTAGAGAAAGCAAGCTCACTGGCGATTACATTAGATGTACCGGAAGACACTGACGTATACATGCCTATGGCCAGTCGTGTAGTTCAAATGACCGTCATTGATGTACTTGCAACGGGCTTTACGCTTCGTCGTGGTACTGGGTTCCGTGAGAACCTAAAGCGAGTAAAAGACGCGCTAAAAGATAGCCGTTACGACAAGCTAAGTCAGTACTAATAGAGATACGAAGGGGAGCTTAATTGCTCCCCTTTTTTTAGTACAGATAACCGCATTCGCTATCTCAGTCAATCGTTGACACTAGAGAGATCTGAGTGTGATTCAAGAATTTCAACTGAACTAGCATGAAGCTTGCTTTCTTCCATGCATTCCCCGCTACAATCGCACACTTGACGTAAGATATAGACTAATCGGTCTTGATTGAGCGGAAGAGGATTTCCTTTAATAGCAACGGACATGAGGGCGTCATCGGCCACTTGTTCAAAAGAGGTTTGGCAAACCCCAAACTTACCAAGATGAGGCAACTCAAGTTTATCGAGCACCATTTTCACCCATAGCACACCGTCATGTTCATTAGCATTCGTTCTATCCGTGACAAGTTGTGCCAACCTCCTATAGCGACTGATCACATCCGCTCTGCCCGCTTGCTTTGCTGCCTTTATGTTCTCTTGCATTACGTGCGGCGCCAACCTTGCAGTAATCACACTATGGGGGGCATCTAACTTTCCACCTAATGCCGAAGCTAAACCATGCGCAGCACCTAGTTTAGCATTAGTAATCGCCATACCTCCCAACAAGGCTGCGAAAGACAAATCTGATCTCGCCTTATGATTATCTTGCTTACAACCAGCTATGACAGAGCGGCTTAGACATCTGAGACCTTCTTCGCACACCATGTCAGTTAAAGGGTTAGGGTCACCGCAGACATACGCTTCCATCAAATGAGTGAAAGCATCCATCGCTCCCCTTCCAGATGTGTATTGATCCGTACCATAAGTTAAGGTGGGATCCACAATAGCGACATCCGCTAACATCTCCGGACTGCGTAAACTAACCTTGACTTGGTCTTGCCCAGATTTGAGCACTGCGTTACGAGTCACTTCGGAACCTGTGCTTGCCGTGGTAGGGATAGCAATAAAATGAATCGGTTTGGTTTTTAGTGGGACGTTTCGACCAACAACTTCAACGTAGTCATACACATCCCCTTGATTTGGGATAATAGCAGCGAGCGCTTTCCCCATATCAATCACGCTGCCTCCCCCAATGGCAACGACTATATCCGGCTGAAACTTTCGTCCTAGAATGGCAGTTTCTTCCACCATGGTGATATTAGGCTCACCATTTATAGCGACATGCTGATAACGCATATTCTGCGCTTTAAGATAATTAATGATCGGTGTGGCACGTTGCGTGTCTTTACCTGTCACCAGTAATACGCTGTAGCCAAATTGATTGATTACAGACAACGAAGATTGAAGCGCCCCTTCGCCGAAGATAATCCTTGTTGCAGTCATAAACTGAAACATACACTTCCTCCCCAAAACAACAACTCACACTAGATTGCTATGCTTTGCGCAAAAAAAAGTTGACCGAGTGCACCTTGCCGCCATTAACCCTTCAAAATGTGTGTTTTTATGCGTCACTTCACAGAGTTATCTAAGCCCAAAGATCGATTAACTTTTGTTCTAAAAGTGACTTTTCTTGGCTTTAAGCTTAGTGCGTGTTTAGTTTTTATACGATAGATTTCGCCTATCGAAACAAGAGGCATTTGCTGCTTTATTTCCGGTTCTGGATCGGGCATAGTTGTCCCAACATACGGGAGCGAATCGCAGCATTGACGTTTTCGTTCGCTTTCAATAAGAATAGATTTAGGAGAAATAAGATTATGTTCGTAGTTATCTTTGGTCGCCCTGCATGTCCTTTCTGTGTACGTGCTAAAGAGCACGCTGAAACACTTAAGGCAAAACGTGATGATTTCAACTACCGTTACGTAGACATCCACGCTGAAGGTATTTCTAAAGCTGACCTAGAAAAAACGGTTGGTAAGCCAGTGGAAACCGTTCCTCAAATCTTCATCGACCAAGACCACATCGGTGGTTGTGATGACTTTGAAGCTTACGCAAAAGAGCACCTAGGTCTATTCGACGAGTAATTCGAATAACTGAATTTTAAAAAGCCGCTAGTAGCGGCTTTTTTATTATGTATTCAAAATGTTATTCCCTTACGTCAAGTAATAGTAAAACCTAAAAAAATTCACTTATCTTTTTGCTATATTTAGTTACAATTCGCAATTCTTAATCTTTTTCTTTGGCACACACTTTACCGAGCCACACAGTGAACATAGACGTCGTACATCTTCTTGAACAAAACCCCATTCTTCTAATCTTCGTCGTATTAGCAATTGGTCTTGCCATTGGCAAAATTCGCTTTGGAAAGCTGCAGTTAGGCAACTCTATTGGCGTGCTCATTACCTCGCTTATCATGGGACACCTCGGCTTCTCATTTAACGCAGAAGCGCTAACGATTGGCTTTATGCTGTTTATCTACTGTGTAGGTATCGAAGCTGGGCCTAACTTCTTCGGTATCTTCTTCCGAGATGGTAAGCATTACTTCATTTTGAGCATGACCGTGTTGGTTTCGGCTGTCGGCTTAACTTATTTCTGTAGCCACTATATGGGGCTCGATTATGGTTTATCTGCTGGTATGATGGCAGGTGCGCTTACTGCAACACCGGTGTTAGTAGGAGCTCAAGATGCGCTAAACTCCGGCCTAGCAACCATTCCGCGCAACATGGATTTTTCGCTGGTATTAGAAAATCTATCTGTGGGTTATGCGATGGCTTATCTGGTGGGTTTGATCAGCATGATTATGTTCGCCAAGCTATTACCTAAACTGCAAAAGCAAAATCTCTCTGACTCAGCCCAACAAATCGCACAAGAACGTGGGTTAGGAAGTTCGAGTCAACGTAAGGTATATCTGCCAATCATTCGAGCCTACCGTGTAGGCCCTGAGCTGATTGATTGGACCGATGGTAAAAACCTACGGGAACTGGGCATCTACCGTCAAACCGGTTGTTACATTGAACGTATTCGTCGTAACGGTATCCTTGCCCACCCTGATGGCGATGCTATCCTGCAAGAAGGTGATGAAATTGCACTAGTAGGTTTTCCAGATAGCCACGCGCGTTTGGATCCTAGCTTCCGTAACGGTAAAGAAGTATTCGATCGCAACCTACTCGATCTTCGCATCGTTGAAGAAGAGATCGTCGTAAAGAGTGACGCTATTGCAGGCAAACGTCTGTCAGATTTAAACCTATCTGAGTTTGGTTGTTTCTTGAACCGAGTCGTACGTGCTCAGATTGAAATGCCGATGGACTTAGACATCGTTCTTGCTAAAGGTGATGTTCTGCAAGTCAGTGGTGAGAAAAGTCGTGTGCACGGTCTTGCTGAAAAAATCGGTTTCATCTCGATTCACAGTCAAATGGCAGACCTATTAGCATTCTGTAGCTTCTTTATTTTGGGCATTATGTTTGGCTTGGTAACCATGACGTTTGGACAGGTGTCGTTTAGCCTCGGTAATGCGGTTGGTCTTCTGTTATCCGGTATTACACTGGGCTTCTTACGAGCTAACCACCCCACTTTCGGTTACGTACCGCAAGGGGCATTGAATATGGTCAAAGATTTAGGTTTGATGTTCTTTATGGTCGGGATCGGTTTGAGTGCGGGTGGCAAGATGTTCGAGCACTTGACTCAAGTTGGTCCACAGATCATCGGTTTGGCCTTTATCGTCAGCGTTGTGCCTGTTGTTCTTGCATACCTAGTTGGCGCTTACGTGCTTAAGATGAACCGTGCCCTACTCTTTGGTGCCATTATCGGTGCTCGTACATGTGCACCAGCAATGGACGTAGTGAACGAATACGCGAAGTCGACTATTCCTGCGCTTGGTTACGCAGGTACATACGCGATCGCCAATATTTTGATGACCTTAGCCGGTACAATTCTGATTATTTTAAGTTAATGTCTTTGAATGAGTGTTGCTGGTTAGTTTTAGGTAGTGCTCATGACTCTATACAAAGCTTTAAGACACAAAAAAGGCGCTCAATGAGCGCCTTTTTCAATTCCGTTAGAAACGATTAGATTTGTGTGAAATCTGTTTCTACTGCTGGGTTCACGTCTGCTTCGTAATCCACACCGTCAACACCAAAGCCGAATAGCTTCAAGAACTCTTCTTTGTACTCAACGTAGTCAGTTAGCTCTTTTAGGTTTTCAGACGTGATCTGTGGCCATAGGTCACGACAGTGTTGTTGGATGTCTTCACGCAGTTCCCAATCATCCAGACGTAAGCGGTTCACTTCATCTACTTCTGCAGCGCTGCCGTCTTCTTTGTAAAGACGTTGACTGAACATGCGGAAGATTTGTTCCATACAACCTTCATGTACGCCTTCTTCGCGCATTTTCTTGAATACCATTGCGATGTATAGAGGCATTACAGGAATTGCAGAACTTGCTTGAGTCACTACAGACTTAAGTACCGCTACGTTTGCGCTACCGCCGGTTGCAGAAAGCTTCTCATTTAATGCTGCTGATGCACGATCTAGGTCCATTTTTGCTTTACCTAGTGCGCCATCCCAGTAGATCGGCCAAGTTAGCTCAGTACCGATGTAACTGTACGCTACCGTCTTACAACCATCAGCAAGAACGCCTGCATCTGCAAGTGCATTCATCCAAAGTTCCCAGTCTTCACCACCCATTACGGTCACTGTATCTTGGATTTCTTGCTCAGTTGCTGGCTCTACGCTTGCTTCGATGATGACATCTTTGTTGGTATCAACGGCAGTAGATGTGTAAGTCTCACCAATAGGCTTAAGCGCGGAACGGATGAGTTCGCCCGTTTCTGGCATTTTACGTACTGGAGAAGCCAGTGAGTAAACCACCATATCTACCTGACCAAGGTCTTCTTTGATCAGATCGATTGTTTTCTGTTTTGCTTCATTTGAGAACGCGTCACCGTTTAGGCTTTTCGCGTATAGACCCTCTTCACGAGCTAGCTTTTCAAATGCAACAGAGTTGTAAAAACCTGCTGTACCTGGCTTCTTCTCTGTGCCTTCTTTTTCGAAGAAAACACCGATAGTTGAAGCACCGCCACCAAATGCCGCAGCGATACGAGAAGATAGGCCGTAGCCACTTGATGCACCCACAACGAGAACGCGTTTTGGAGCGTTTTTAATTGGGCCTTGTGCTTTAGTGTAAGCAATTTGTTCTTTTACGTTAGCTTCACAACCCACTGGGTGCGTAGTAGTACAGATAAATCCACGAATTCTAGGTTTGATGATCATATTCAACTTCCTTTAAAAAACGTTGCTAGGATAAAAGGTTCAGCCCTACTTCGCACCTAATTTCTGTAAAAATGCTGCGAAAATGCAAGTGGTTGGAGCACTCACAGCATCATTTATGACCGACAGAAACAAATAAGCACCTCGGCTGAGATGCTTATTTCTAAGATTTTAGTGTGGACGTTATGCCGCTGAATTCAAATGCGATTTCTTCGTGGTCACGTTAGTACGAACTTCTGAGAAGTCATGGCTAAAGTGGTCAACTTGAATTGCTTTGTAACGCAGCTTATCCGCCGCCATAATTTGATCAATTTCTTGCTCGGTTAACACATCCGCTTCAAACGCTTGCTGTAGACGGTCATGTAGCAGACCTTTACGCGCGACTTTGCCATCTTTCGCCGCTTTCATCAGTTTGCGCTCCAATGGTTTTACGTCATACATGGCTAGGAATGCACGCTCCATCAAACCCACACTGTCGTCTTCGTCCTTGCCGATGTAACAAAGGTGAGTCAAACGGTCACGCTGAGCGCCTGGGGTCATCATCGCTTCTGCTAGACCAACACATAACTCATCACTCGGGGCTTTGAAGTGGTTACCAAGTGGGAATAACAAGCCTTTAAGCACACCACCTACGTATTTCACAGGGAAATTTGAGTATGCTTTATTCAATGACTTAGATGCATTGTATAAACAGTGTTGTACGGCGTAATGGACAAAGTTCAAGTCACCCTGTTGTCGACCTTCATCTTCGTACTTCTTCAACGCCGCTGATGCCATGTACAGGTAGCTTA from Vibrio hyugaensis includes:
- a CDS encoding iron-containing alcohol dehydrogenase, translating into MFQFMTATRIIFGEGALQSSLSVINQFGYSVLLVTGKDTQRATPIINYLKAQNMRYQHVAINGEPNITMVEETAILGRKFQPDIVVAIGGGSVIDMGKALAAIIPNQGDVYDYVEVVGRNVPLKTKPIHFIAIPTTASTGSEVTRNAVLKSGQDQVKVSLRSPEMLADVAIVDPTLTYGTDQYTSGRGAMDAFTHLMEAYVCGDPNPLTDMVCEEGLRCLSRSVIAGCKQDNHKARSDLSFAALLGGMAITNAKLGAAHGLASALGGKLDAPHSVITARLAPHVMQENIKAAKQAGRADVISRYRRLAQLVTDRTNANEHDGVLWVKMVLDKLELPHLGKFGVCQTSFEQVADDALMSVAIKGNPLPLNQDRLVYILRQVCDCSGECMEESKLHASSVEILESHSDLSSVND
- a CDS encoding GrxA family glutaredoxin — protein: MFVVIFGRPACPFCVRAKEHAETLKAKRDDFNYRYVDIHAEGISKADLEKTVGKPVETVPQIFIDQDHIGGCDDFEAYAKEHLGLFDE
- a CDS encoding aspartate:alanine antiporter, translating into MNIDVVHLLEQNPILLIFVVLAIGLAIGKIRFGKLQLGNSIGVLITSLIMGHLGFSFNAEALTIGFMLFIYCVGIEAGPNFFGIFFRDGKHYFILSMTVLVSAVGLTYFCSHYMGLDYGLSAGMMAGALTATPVLVGAQDALNSGLATIPRNMDFSLVLENLSVGYAMAYLVGLISMIMFAKLLPKLQKQNLSDSAQQIAQERGLGSSSQRKVYLPIIRAYRVGPELIDWTDGKNLRELGIYRQTGCYIERIRRNGILAHPDGDAILQEGDEIALVGFPDSHARLDPSFRNGKEVFDRNLLDLRIVEEEIVVKSDAIAGKRLSDLNLSEFGCFLNRVVRAQIEMPMDLDIVLAKGDVLQVSGEKSRVHGLAEKIGFISIHSQMADLLAFCSFFILGIMFGLVTMTFGQVSFSLGNAVGLLLSGITLGFLRANHPTFGYVPQGALNMVKDLGLMFFMVGIGLSAGGKMFEHLTQVGPQIIGLAFIVSVVPVVLAYLVGAYVLKMNRALLFGAIIGARTCAPAMDVVNEYAKSTIPALGYAGTYAIANILMTLAGTILIILS
- the panP gene encoding pyridoxal-dependent aspartate 1-decarboxylase PanP, encoding MVKEQKTADVSFESLLKIFTIPEGPDSTLTKIDESLSQNLNQFLREHIVAEEKPLREIEKDFSSAQIPEQPEFVSDHTEHLLDTLVSHSVHTSAPSFIGHMTSALPYFLMPLSKIMIALNQNLVKIETSKAFTPLERQVLGMLHSLIYGQDEKFYRKWMHSAKHSLGAFCSGGTIANITALWVARNKALKADGAFKGVEKEGLFKAMKHYGYEGLAILVSERGHYSLKKAADVLGLGQDGLVAVKTDANNRIVVDDLKAKIAELEAQNIKPIAVVGVAGTTETGSVDPLAQIAEVCAQHNCHFHVDAAWGGATLMSNNHRHLLGGVELADSVTIDAHKQLYIPMGAGMVLFKDPDAMKSIEHHAQYILRKGSKDLGSHTLEGSRSGMAMLVYAAMHIISRPGYELLIDQSIAKARYFADLIKQQEDFELVSEPELCLLTYRYLPTHLRAALEKAQGTQKEKLNELINQLTQFIQKRQRETGKSFVSRTRLNPDQWQRMNTIVFRVVLANPLTTNDILNAVLDEQREIAQQAPSLMAKIEETVEDILNS
- a CDS encoding MurR/RpiR family transcriptional regulator, with the translated sequence MNTLEKIQKNLENFSKSERKVAEVIMASPQTAIHSSIATLAKMADVSEPTVNRFCRRLDTKGFPDFKLHLAQSLANGTPYVNRNVEEDDGPDAYTHKIFESTMACLDVAKNSLDAMQVNRAVDLLTQAKRISFFGLGASSAVARDAQNKFIRFNIPITCFEDIVMQRMSCINCSDNDVIVLISHTGRTKSQVEIANLARENGATVIAITAKDSPLEKASSLAITLDVPEDTDVYMPMASRVVQMTVIDVLATGFTLRRGTGFRENLKRVKDALKDSRYDKLSQY
- the fabV gene encoding enoyl-ACP reductase FabV translates to MIIKPRIRGFICTTTHPVGCEANVKEQIAYTKAQGPIKNAPKRVLVVGASSGYGLSSRIAAAFGGGASTIGVFFEKEGTEKKPGTAGFYNSVAFEKLAREEGLYAKSLNGDAFSNEAKQKTIDLIKEDLGQVDMVVYSLASPVRKMPETGELIRSALKPIGETYTSTAVDTNKDVIIEASVEPATEQEIQDTVTVMGGEDWELWMNALADAGVLADGCKTVAYSYIGTELTWPIYWDGALGKAKMDLDRASAALNEKLSATGGSANVAVLKSVVTQASSAIPVMPLYIAMVFKKMREEGVHEGCMEQIFRMFSQRLYKEDGSAAEVDEVNRLRLDDWELREDIQQHCRDLWPQITSENLKELTDYVEYKEEFLKLFGFGVDGVDYEADVNPAVETDFTQI